The ANME-2 cluster archaeon genome segment AGCACCTGCCAGGGCAGGATTGTTGGTGCAGCAATACCCCTGCCGGGCTGTCAGGGGGACCGGAGGCGGGATACATCGCTCGGCAGAATTGCACAAAAAGGCAATAGAAGACTCAATTGAAGATAATTCAAGTCCATAAAACTCTATGGCCTCAATACCCTCTGTGGTTTATCCTAAAGCTGAGCCAAACAAATACAAGAATATCCCCCTACGGTCGGATTAACATGAGTACACAATGTTATACTTTATGCACAACCAGAAAATGAATCACATAATATTGCTTATTCTGTAACTATTAAATAGTATAAAACAATAAAAGAGCCCATGGATTCGTCAACCCTAATAATGCTGGCAATATTCATTCCTTTTATTTTTGCTTTTTTGGTTCCTGTTGCATCAAAACTCCTGAAACAACGCATCGGCTGGTTTGCAGTGGCCACTGCAATCCTTACCCTGTCACTGATTCTCAAAATAATGCCGATAATTATCCATGGCGATACAATTTTCGGGGAGATTACCTGGCTGCCCACTGCCGGACTCACGTTCAATGTATATGCTGATGGTCTAAGTACCCTCATAGGACTCCTGGCATCAGGTATTGGTGTCATAATAATGACCTACTCCATTGGCTACATGTCAACCAAAGAGGACCTCCCCAGATATTACCAGTATCTGCTTCTCTTCATGGGTTCAATGATAGGAATGGTATTCTCGGCCAATACCATACAGTTGTTCATCTTCTGGGAACTCACCAGTTTCACGTCCTTTTTGCTGATAGGATACTGGAACGACAAAACCGAATCCATCTACGGGGCAACAAAAGCACTGGTCCTTACGGCCATTGGCGGACTGGTGATGCTGGCCGGGTTCCTGCTCCTCCAGGTGATGACCGGAACGTTTGACATTCCCACCATACTCCATGATGAATCCTTGATAAAGGCCATACACGGCCATGAACTGTTCTTTATAACCCTCCTCCTGATATTCATAGGCGCCGCTGCAAAATCAGCGCAGGGTCCATTCTATATCTGGCTTCCCAATGCCATGGAAGCCCCCACCCCGGTCAGTGCCTTTTTACATTCCGCAACAATGGTCAAGGCAGGAATATATCTCGTTGCCAGGATGCACCCTCTTTTTGCCGGAACCGATGCCTGGTTCATTCTTGTAAGCGGTACCGGCATGGTCACCATGGTCGCTGCCGGGTTTTTAGCATTCAGGCAGACCGACATCAAAGCCATTCTTGCATATTCCACCATCAGCCAGCTTGCCTATATTATGACAATGTACGGTTACACCACGTACCATGAACCTGGTATCGGTGTGGCTGCGGCTACGTTCCACCTGGTTAACCATGCAACTTTCAAGGCCTGTTTATTCCTTGTTGCCGGTATCGTGGCACATGAAGCTGCCACCAGGGATATCAGGAAACTGGGTGGACTGAGAAAAGAGATGCCGATTACATTCATCATTGCATCCATCGGAGCTCTGGCTATGGCCGGGTTGCCGCCGTTCAATGGATTCCTCAGCAAGGAGATGTTCTATGAATCTTCCCTTGAAATGGGTGCAGCCCTGGGTTCACCTTTTACGATACTGCTCCCTGCCATTGCAATAATGGGAGGCGTGCTTACATTCGCATACTCAATTAAATTAATAGACGGTATTTTCCTCGGCAGGCGGCAGTCAAAAGGTCTGCCGGAACACATCCATGACCCTCCGGCGGTCATGCTCATTCCCGCAGCGTTCCTTGCAGTACTGGTCATCCTGTTCGGGCTTGTCCCGTCCATACCGGTAAATATCATTGTTGAACCCACCACAGCAGGGATTTTACTTGAGCCTGCTGAACTCCACGTTAAGATGTGGCACGGTTTTACAGCACCTTTGATGATGACGATCATAACTTTCATCTTCGGGCTCGGAATATACTCAAGATATGATGCGATTGCTGCCTGGCAGGACCGGTTCAACCTGAAGCACCCGAAAATCAGCGTCAATTATTATTACGACCTGATGGTCAATAATGCCAGAACCAGTGCCCATACACTATCAGCTATCAGCCAGCCCGGGACCATCAAGACCTACATGAGCGCACTTATCGTCACTATGGTAGTGCTGGTAGGGATACCAATTATCCTGCTGGGTGCCGATATAATCCCGCAGTCATTGAATTTTGATATTGCCATCTATGAAGTGCTCATAATGCTGTTCATGGTAATTGCGGGGATCGCAGCCGCCTTACTGCCGGCTTACCTGCCTGCCATCATAGCATTATCCACACTGGGCTACCTTGTAAGCTTGCTGTTCATATACTTGAAAGCTCCAGACCTGGCATTGACACAGGTACTCGTTGAGACATTATCCACCATCATCTTCCTGCTCGTAATTGTGAAAATACCGCAAAAGTTCAAAGAGCGCATACCTGCGACAACCCTGTTCAGGGACCTCATAATTGCGGGAGCAGTTGCCAGTACGGTATTTATTATACTCATTAATGCAACACAGGGGATCATACCACCATTTGAATCCCTGTCACATTATTTCATTGAGAACAGTATGACACTTGCAGGCGGAAAGAATGTTGTCAATGTCATCATTGTTGATTTCAGGGGTTATGATACCCTTGGTGAAATATCGGTATTGTGCCTTGCTGCATTTGGCGTTTACAACCTTATCCACAGCAGAGGTGATAAAACATGACCACACTGATAACAAAGACTATCACGAAAATCTGCCTGCCACTGGTAATCCTATTCTCCATTTCCTTGCTGCTGGCAGGGCATAATAACCCGGGTGGTGGATTTATTGGCGGTGTAATGTTCGCTTCCGTAATAGCGCTATTATATGTGGTTTTAGGGCTTAATTATACCACATCGGTCTTCGATCCTGATTGGAGCAAGTGGTTTGCATTTGGTCTTCTGCTGGCAAGTATTACTGCATTTGCAGCAATACCAGTG includes the following:
- a CDS encoding DUF166 domain-containing protein — encoded protein: APARAGLLVQQYPCRAVRGTGGGIHRSAELHKKAIEDSIEDNSSP
- a CDS encoding monovalent cation/H+ antiporter subunit B — translated: MTTLITKTITKICLPLVILFSISLLLAGHNNPGGGFIGGVMFASVIALLYVVLGLNYTTSVFDPDWSKWFAFGLLLASITAFAAIPVGHNFFRSAFEFIHFPFIGEIELVSAALFDVGVYFVVIGTLLFIFKNVGEDT
- a CDS encoding DUF4040 domain-containing protein — protein: MDSSTLIMLAIFIPFIFAFLVPVASKLLKQRIGWFAVATAILTLSLILKIMPIIIHGDTIFGEITWLPTAGLTFNVYADGLSTLIGLLASGIGVIIMTYSIGYMSTKEDLPRYYQYLLLFMGSMIGMVFSANTIQLFIFWELTSFTSFLLIGYWNDKTESIYGATKALVLTAIGGLVMLAGFLLLQVMTGTFDIPTILHDESLIKAIHGHELFFITLLLIFIGAAAKSAQGPFYIWLPNAMEAPTPVSAFLHSATMVKAGIYLVARMHPLFAGTDAWFILVSGTGMVTMVAAGFLAFRQTDIKAILAYSTISQLAYIMTMYGYTTYHEPGIGVAAATFHLVNHATFKACLFLVAGIVAHEAATRDIRKLGGLRKEMPITFIIASIGALAMAGLPPFNGFLSKEMFYESSLEMGAALGSPFTILLPAIAIMGGVLTFAYSIKLIDGIFLGRRQSKGLPEHIHDPPAVMLIPAAFLAVLVILFGLVPSIPVNIIVEPTTAGILLEPAELHVKMWHGFTAPLMMTIITFIFGLGIYSRYDAIAAWQDRFNLKHPKISVNYYYDLMVNNARTSAHTLSAISQPGTIKTYMSALIVTMVVLVGIPIILLGADIIPQSLNFDIAIYEVLIMLFMVIAGIAAALLPAYLPAIIALSTLGYLVSLLFIYLKAPDLALTQVLVETLSTIIFLLVIVKIPQKFKERIPATTLFRDLIIAGAVASTVFIILINATQGIIPPFESLSHYFIENSMTLAGGKNVVNVIIVDFRGYDTLGEISVLCLAAFGVYNLIHSRGDKT